One genomic region from uncultured Cohaesibacter sp. encodes:
- a CDS encoding EAL domain-containing protein — protein MRRLEIGADMAVAIALSIAEASSEHELFVSMLKAVEAFRGETRFCAYVVNHQRTGVRISADFGFPHLYLPCEQVEQWLLRDGVMPDICCGSGGGCCSAGAKLMSGDEVLGAIFMVFPDKEDGAHAEEVNQKLVEDFARLGASSLLALRKRRLSTMVLEALEQSEEAIVFYGEDDEGVIFSNDAYHRVFPHYPCRRELMGKKHIDLYKMDLEAGVINDPLAIYEPDCYLKERQALAERLVDTQREIQKLGKKTYIYTRTRSQAGAIMSRRIDITEQAVAEARLREREKQLQSLVYTDSLTGLHNRPYFLEYMEELAIRMKDGDLEAVSVFWIDLNGFKIVNDTYGHIYGDSILRKIGRRLQMGMTEASELVRYGGDEFVMVFEKAILGEQLEILANRILTIISAPINHEDMSIQIGASVGIARSSGKDADLAELLGNADLAMYEAKKQSLYAYRIFDPQMRSSMIEHNALIDDIRDAFDKEQFELYFQPQFDTQQEILVGFEALVRWQHPVRGNVPPDVFIPIMEENRMIEELGRWVLMEACQEARHWPSDLFVAVNVSPLQLRNPHFALTIGSALAQSALKPEQLELEITESVLLDENDVERSQIKRWKKLGVQVALDDVGKGYSSLSYLSQFPFDKIKIDRSFLKAFEAGKPKDASAVILHAIVELGKTLGKTVIAEGVETIDQLEYLRSVDCDQAQGFYLGRPMPAKETRKFIRKSRSLLRRRASVSMGS, from the coding sequence ATGAGACGGTTGGAAATTGGTGCTGACATGGCGGTGGCGATTGCGTTAAGCATTGCAGAAGCCTCCAGCGAGCACGAGTTATTCGTCTCCATGCTCAAAGCGGTTGAAGCCTTTCGGGGTGAGACTCGCTTTTGCGCCTATGTTGTCAATCATCAAAGGACTGGTGTCCGGATATCTGCCGATTTTGGCTTTCCGCACCTTTATTTGCCGTGCGAGCAGGTTGAACAATGGCTGCTGCGCGATGGTGTAATGCCGGATATTTGTTGCGGTTCTGGTGGGGGATGTTGCTCTGCCGGGGCGAAGTTGATGTCGGGTGACGAAGTGCTTGGTGCTATCTTCATGGTCTTTCCGGACAAGGAGGATGGTGCTCATGCTGAAGAGGTGAATCAGAAGCTTGTCGAAGATTTTGCCCGTTTGGGGGCATCCTCTCTGCTCGCCTTGAGAAAGCGTCGGCTTTCGACAATGGTTCTGGAAGCGCTTGAGCAGAGTGAAGAAGCTATTGTCTTTTATGGTGAAGATGATGAAGGCGTTATTTTTAGTAACGATGCTTATCATCGGGTTTTTCCGCATTATCCATGTCGCCGTGAGCTTATGGGTAAAAAGCATATCGATCTTTACAAAATGGATCTGGAAGCCGGCGTGATTAATGATCCGCTCGCCATATATGAGCCGGATTGCTATTTGAAAGAGCGCCAGGCGCTCGCGGAAAGGCTGGTCGATACCCAGAGAGAAATCCAGAAACTCGGCAAGAAGACCTATATTTATACACGCACCCGGTCTCAGGCCGGTGCCATCATGTCTCGACGCATTGATATCACTGAACAGGCTGTGGCAGAGGCGCGTCTGCGCGAAAGAGAAAAGCAACTGCAGTCTCTGGTTTATACAGATTCCCTCACAGGTCTTCATAACCGGCCCTATTTTCTTGAATATATGGAAGAGTTGGCCATCCGGATGAAGGATGGCGATCTGGAGGCGGTTTCTGTTTTCTGGATTGATCTCAATGGCTTCAAGATCGTCAATGACACCTATGGCCATATTTATGGTGATAGCATCCTGCGCAAGATTGGTCGACGCCTGCAAATGGGGATGACCGAGGCTTCCGAACTGGTCCGCTATGGCGGTGACGAGTTCGTCATGGTGTTTGAGAAGGCTATTCTTGGCGAACAGCTGGAAATTCTGGCTAACCGAATCCTTACGATCATCAGTGCTCCGATCAACCATGAAGACATGTCTATTCAGATCGGGGCCAGCGTGGGCATTGCACGTTCTTCTGGCAAAGATGCGGATCTGGCTGAGCTTTTGGGCAACGCTGACCTGGCGATGTATGAAGCCAAAAAGCAGTCGCTTTATGCCTACCGGATTTTTGATCCCCAGATGCGCTCAAGCATGATTGAACACAATGCGCTGATTGACGATATTCGTGATGCCTTCGACAAGGAACAGTTCGAGCTTTACTTCCAACCCCAGTTCGATACCCAACAGGAAATCCTGGTGGGGTTCGAGGCTCTCGTGCGCTGGCAGCATCCTGTCAGAGGCAATGTTCCGCCAGATGTGTTCATTCCTATCATGGAAGAGAACAGGATGATCGAGGAATTGGGGCGCTGGGTTCTTATGGAAGCTTGTCAAGAAGCTAGACACTGGCCAAGCGATCTTTTCGTCGCGGTTAATGTTTCTCCGCTCCAATTGCGGAATCCGCATTTTGCGCTCACGATTGGGAGTGCCTTGGCACAATCGGCTCTCAAGCCTGAACAGCTTGAGCTTGAGATTACCGAATCCGTTCTGCTTGACGAAAATGACGTAGAGCGCTCACAGATCAAGAGATGGAAAAAGTTGGGGGTTCAGGTTGCCCTAGATGATGTTGGCAAGGGCTATTCCAGTCTGAGCTATTTAAGCCAGTTTCCATTTGACAAGATTAAGATTGATCGCAGTTTCCTTAAGGCCTTCGAAGCGGGGAAACCGAAGGATGCTTCTGCTGTCATTCTTCATGCCATTGTTGAACTGGGCAAAACCCTCGGCAAGACCGTTATCGCTGAAGGGGTTGAAACCATCGATCAACTGGAATATCTGCGCTCGGTTGATTGCGATCAGGCGCAGGGTTTCTATCTTGGGCGGCCCATGCCAGCTAAGGAGACGCGCAAATTTATTCGAAAATCTCGCTCGCTATTAAGGCGGCGCGCCAGTGTGTCTATGGGCTCTTGA
- the ruvX gene encoding Holliday junction resolvase RuvX, with the protein MVRKKKKKQPIDIPLAELLALLKPSQRLLGLDLGTKTIGLAISDTGKAIASPLETIQRTKFGKDAERLIAICAEQEIGGFVLGLPLNMDGSEGPRAQATRDFYLSMRDFWRERELPVIPVTFWDERLSTVAVTRTLLDADTSRARRGEVVDKMAASFILQGALDRARNMR; encoded by the coding sequence ATGGTTCGCAAAAAGAAAAAGAAACAGCCCATAGATATCCCCCTTGCCGAGCTGCTTGCTCTATTGAAGCCAAGCCAAAGGCTGTTGGGGCTGGATCTGGGCACCAAAACCATCGGTCTGGCCATTTCCGACACAGGCAAAGCCATTGCCTCGCCGCTGGAAACCATCCAGCGCACCAAATTCGGCAAGGATGCCGAGCGCTTGATTGCCATCTGCGCCGAACAGGAAATTGGCGGCTTCGTTCTGGGCCTGCCCCTCAATATGGATGGCTCCGAAGGTCCACGGGCACAGGCAACACGAGATTTCTATCTCTCCATGCGCGATTTCTGGCGCGAACGCGAGCTTCCTGTCATTCCCGTCACCTTCTGGGACGAACGCCTTTCCACTGTCGCGGTCACCAGAACTTTGCTCGATGCAGACACCTCGCGCGCCAGACGCGGTGAAGTGGTCGACAAAATGGCAGCCTCTTTCATCTTGCAAGGAGCCCTGGACCGTGCCCGCAACATGCGGTGA
- a CDS encoding cyclopropane-fatty-acyl-phospholipid synthase family protein, translated as MNKPLHTLLTRIFKTGQLSVTWATGQTISYGQKDAPSVRVRVNDTEAEKLLAKDPALTLGEMYMQGRFVVEEGDIYDFLSLVRKNTPDSTFSPLMRARHLWRLLKAQAATRLPINQNRKNVSHHYDLTPALFDLFLDDDWQYSCGYFESEESTLDEAQLAKKRHLAAKMQLEKDHRVLEIGSGWGGLALYLAETSGVDITGITLSHEQLAVSNRRAEERNLADRVRFELKDYRHLKTKPFDRIISVGMFEHVGTGRYDNFFRKCAQLLDDDGVMLLHSIGRPQAGHNVTNPFIAKYIFPGGYIPSLSEVLPSIEKAGLLVRDIEILNMHYAYTCREWRKRFNARKQEAIALYDETFYRMWDFYLAGSEMAFEWDNMFIFQIQLAKKQAAKPSKRDYMVKTEERLKKKEESLPPMERLKL; from the coding sequence ATGAACAAACCGCTTCATACGCTCCTTACCCGCATTTTCAAAACAGGACAGCTATCTGTCACATGGGCCACAGGCCAAACCATATCCTATGGCCAGAAGGACGCGCCCTCTGTGCGGGTGCGTGTCAATGACACCGAGGCTGAAAAGCTGCTGGCAAAAGATCCTGCCCTCACTCTGGGAGAGATGTATATGCAAGGGCGCTTTGTCGTTGAAGAGGGAGACATATATGACTTTCTCTCCTTAGTGAGGAAAAACACCCCTGACAGCACCTTTTCCCCCCTGATGCGCGCACGTCACCTGTGGCGTCTTTTGAAGGCGCAGGCAGCAACCCGCCTGCCGATCAACCAGAACCGCAAGAATGTCTCGCACCATTACGATTTGACGCCAGCCCTGTTTGATCTGTTTCTCGATGACGACTGGCAATATTCCTGCGGTTATTTCGAAAGCGAAGAGAGTACTCTGGATGAGGCCCAACTGGCCAAGAAACGGCATCTGGCGGCAAAAATGCAGCTGGAAAAGGATCATCGCGTTCTTGAAATCGGCTCTGGTTGGGGCGGTCTTGCGCTCTATCTGGCCGAAACCAGTGGCGTCGACATAACCGGCATCACGCTATCGCACGAGCAACTGGCTGTTTCCAACCGACGCGCCGAGGAACGCAATCTGGCAGATCGCGTGCGCTTCGAGCTCAAGGACTATCGCCACCTGAAGACAAAACCGTTTGACCGCATCATATCGGTCGGCATGTTCGAGCATGTGGGCACAGGTCGCTATGACAATTTCTTTCGCAAATGCGCCCAGTTGCTTGATGACGACGGCGTCATGCTGCTCCATTCCATCGGCCGCCCCCAGGCTGGCCACAATGTGACCAATCCCTTCATTGCAAAATATATTTTCCCCGGCGGCTATATCCCCTCCCTGTCTGAGGTATTGCCTTCAATTGAAAAGGCCGGATTGCTCGTACGGGACATAGAAATTCTCAACATGCATTATGCCTATACCTGCCGGGAATGGCGCAAGCGGTTCAATGCCCGCAAACAGGAAGCCATTGCCCTGTATGACGAGACATTCTACCGCATGTGGGATTTTTATCTTGCAGGCTCTGAAATGGCCTTTGAATGGGACAACATGTTCATTTTCCAGATCCAGTTGGCCAAAAAGCAGGCCGCAAAGCCAAGCAAACGCGACTATATGGTCAAAACCGAGGAGAGGCTGAAAAAGAAAGAGGAAAGCCTGCCACCGATGGAACGGCTCAAGCTCTAG
- a CDS encoding AEC family transporter, with translation MYVIVEAIIPTFFLVGLGLYIRRSGLVPEDQWGGLETIAYWLFFPALIFNSLFKADLKNVPLGDMTFVLVSAIILMAALMLALYPVFRSLFSIDNPSYTSVYQGVLRWNGFMALAIVQKAFGNDAMALVAVSMASMIPVINIIIVGIMAVFGANGRPSFGNVLLNIIKNPFIIASLLGLAINLSGIPIWDPIASTVEITGRAGLACALLMVGAGIKLKHALPPVRDVWFACILRLVGMPAMAIGFAMLFGLTGQPLEVVIISTAVPTAMNSYVLAKKMGGNAPLIAAIVTWQTPLSALAIPLWLALVRSLNLS, from the coding sequence ATGTATGTGATCGTCGAAGCCATCATTCCAACATTTTTTCTTGTTGGCCTCGGTCTCTATATTCGCCGAAGCGGCCTTGTGCCCGAAGATCAATGGGGCGGTCTGGAGACGATCGCCTATTGGCTTTTCTTCCCGGCCCTCATCTTCAATTCGCTTTTCAAGGCTGATTTAAAGAATGTGCCGCTGGGCGACATGACCTTTGTGCTGGTCTCGGCCATTATACTCATGGCTGCGTTGATGCTGGCCCTCTACCCGGTTTTCCGCTCGCTCTTTTCCATCGACAATCCCTCCTATACTTCGGTCTATCAAGGGGTGTTGCGCTGGAATGGTTTCATGGCATTGGCAATCGTGCAAAAAGCCTTTGGCAATGATGCGATGGCGCTGGTGGCGGTTTCCATGGCCTCGATGATTCCCGTCATCAATATCATTATCGTTGGCATCATGGCCGTGTTTGGCGCGAACGGGCGCCCCAGCTTTGGCAATGTCCTGCTCAATATCATCAAGAACCCCTTCATTATCGCATCTCTGTTAGGCCTCGCGATCAATCTTTCCGGCATTCCAATCTGGGATCCGATCGCCTCGACTGTCGAGATTACCGGACGCGCGGGCCTTGCCTGCGCGCTGCTTATGGTTGGGGCGGGCATCAAGCTCAAACATGCTTTGCCGCCCGTGCGGGATGTCTGGTTTGCCTGCATCTTGCGCCTTGTCGGCATGCCTGCCATGGCGATTGGCTTTGCCATGCTGTTTGGCCTCACGGGCCAGCCGTTGGAAGTCGTCATCATCAGCACAGCCGTTCCCACCGCCATGAACAGTTATGTGCTCGCCAAGAAGATGGGCGGCAATGCGCCCCTCATCGCAGCCATTGTAACCTGGCAAACACCCCTGTCAGCGCTGGCCATTCCCCTTTGGCTGGCTCTGGTGCGTTCATTGAACCTCAGCTGA